Proteins from a genomic interval of Zingiber officinale cultivar Zhangliang chromosome 1B, Zo_v1.1, whole genome shotgun sequence:
- the LOC121988888 gene encoding cytochrome P450 734A6-like: MEDDGVRWCLAVAVVALACMVLKLADFLWWRPKRVTEYFAKQGIRGPPYRFCFGCVREMVALALEASAKPMIPQNSHNILPRVLSFYHHWKTTYGSIVLLWFGPRPRLTVADPELIREIFLSNTDAFERYESHPLVRQLEGEGLVALRGEKWAYHRKVLSPTFHAENLKLLLPFIGKTVLDMVEKLAGVASGEEVEIDVSEWFQTVTEDSITRIAFGQSYNDGKAVFRLQAQQMAFAAECFRKVFIPGYRFLPTKMNTDSWKLEKDMKRSLERLIELRKKRSDEDEKGKRQEGNAKDLLGLMIEASTGKQRASPQLSAWMTVRDIVEECKTFFFAGKQTTSNLLTWTAVVLAMHPDWQERARAEVLRVCGSRSDELVSREELTKLNTLGMILYETLRLYPPAVATIRRAKVDVDLGHYRVPRGTELMIPIMAVHHDARLWGPDVAQFNPARFADGAARAATHPAAFMPFGLGPRTCIGQTVALLEAKLTLAILLRRFAIRLSPSYVHAPTVLMLLYPQYGAPLLFRPLPPPPSDDPNPNLSS; this comes from the exons ATGGAGGACGACGGGGTGCGGTGGTGCTTGGCCGTGGCCGTGGTAGCGCTGGCGTGCATGGTGCTCAAGTTGGCGGACTTCCTGTGGTGGCGGCCGAAGCGAGTGACGGAGTACTTCGCGAAGCAGGGCATCCGCGGTCCGCCCTACCGCTTCTGCTTCGGCTGCGTCCGGGAGATGGTCGCCCTCGCGCTCGAGGCCTCCGCCAAGCCAATGATCCCCCAGAACTCCCACAACATCCTTCCCCGCGTCCTCTCCTTCTACCACCACTGGAAAACAACCTACG GCTCCATAGTGCTGCTCTGGTTCGGGCCTAGGCCGCGCCTCACTGTCGCCGATCCCGAGCTCATTCGGGAGATCTTCCTGTCCAACACCGACGCCTTCGAACGGTATGAGTCGCACCCGCTGGTCCGGCAGCTCGAGGGCGAGGGCCTCGTGGCCCTCCGCGGCGAGAAGTGGGCGTACCACCGCAAGGTCCTCAGCCCCACCTTCCACGCCGAGAACCTCAAG CTTCTGTTACCGTTTATCGGGAAGACGGTGTTGGACATGGTGGAGAAGCTGGCTGGAGTGGCCTCCGGCGAGGAGGTGGAGATCGACGTGTCGGAGTGGTTCCAGACGGTGACTGAGGACTCCATCACTAGGATCGCCTTCGGACAGAGCTACAACGACGGGAAAGCTGTCTTCCGGCTGCAAGCGCAGCAGATGGCCTTCGCTGCCGAGTGTTTCCGCAAGGTCTTCATCCCTGGCTACAGGTTCTTGCCGACGAAGATGAACACGGACTCGTGGAAGTTGGAGAAGGACATGAAGAGGAGCTTGGAGAGGCTGATCGAGCTGCGAAAGAAGCGTTCCGACGAGGACGAGAAAGGGAAGAGGCAAGAGGGCAACGCGAAGGACCTGCTCGGTCTCATGATCGAAGCGAGCACCGGGAAGCAGAGGGCTTCGCCGCAGCTATCCGCGTGGATGACGGTGCGGGACATCGTGGAGGAATGCAAGACGTTCTTCTTTGCCGGAAAGCAGACGACGTCGAACCTGCTTACGTGGACGGCGGTGGTCCTCGCTATGCACCCCGATTGGCAGGAGCGCGCCAGGGCGGAGGTCCTCCGCGTTTGCGGCAGCAGATCTGATGAGCTCGTCTCCCGTGAGGAACTGACCAAGCTCAACACG TTGGGGATGATACTATACGAGACGCTCCGGCTGTACCCGCCGGCGGTGGCGACGATCCGGAGAGCAAAAGTGGACGTGGACCTTGGCCACTACCGCGTGCCGCGGGGAACAGAGCTGATGATCCCGATCATGGCCGTGCACCACGACGCGCGGCTGTGGGGTCCGGACGTGGCGCAGTTCAATCCGGCACGGTTCGCCGACGGAGCCGCCCGCGCGGCCACCCACCCCGCGGCTTTCATGCCCTTCGGCCTCGGGCCGCGCACGTGCATCGGCCAGACCGTCGCCCTCCTCGAGGCCAAGCTCACTTTGGCCATCCTCCTCCGCCGCTTCGCCATCCGCCTCTCCCCCTCCTACGTCCACGCCCCCACCGTCCTCATGCTGCTCTACCCCCAGTACGGCGCCCCCCTCCTCTTCCGCCCTCTTCCTCCGCCACCCTC